DNA from candidate division WOR-3 bacterium:
TGAGTATTGTTTTTGGGGTTGTTGTGAAAGTAATTGTCGGATATATTCAGGAAGCAATTCAGGAAGCAGTTGTCAGAGCAATTGAGTAAGCAATTCAGAGAGCAATTGTGCTCATAAGATAGTATATTTCCTTTGTTAGTGCTGTTCAATCAGTATTTTCTCTCTTAATTTTTTTCAGTTCTTCTTTTATTTTATTAAGGATGTTTAAGGCTTCAATTGGTGTTAAAGTATCTAAATTAAGTTTTCGAATCTCATCTAAAATCGGGTGTTCAATTGGTTGAAACAATGAAATCTGAAATTCCTTATCTTTACCTAAACTTCTAATACTTATTTCTTCACCTTTTTCAAAATCGGCTAATACCTGTTTGGCGCGGTCAATGACTTCTTGGGGTAAACCGGCAAGTTTTGCAACCGCAATACCATAACTGCGGTCGCTTTTGCCTTCAACACACTTCCTTAAAAAAATTATCTCATCACCATACTCTTTAACTAAAAAATTGTAGTTTTTGACTCTTGGTAAATACTGCACAATATCTGTAAGTTCATGATAATGAGTTGCGAATAGGGTTTTCGGTTTTATGGCTTGGTTCTGATGTAAATATTCCACTACTGCCCAGGCTATGGCTAAACCGTCATAAGTTGCCGTGCCTCGACCAATCTCATCCAGAATCACTAAACTTCTGGACGTGGCATTGTTTAAGATATTAGCAGTCTCAGACATTTCGGCAAGAAAAGTTGAAACACCTCTTGATAAATCATCAGAAGCACCAATGCGAGTAAAGATTTTATCGACAATTCCAATTTTGGCTTCAGATGCCGGCACAAAAGAACCAATCTGCGCCATTATGACAATTAGTGCCACTTGCCGCAGATAGGTCGATTTCCCCGCCATATTCGGTCCGGTAATTAATAAAATTTGCTGTGATTGCAGGTTAAGATAAGTATCATTCGGAATAAATGGTTCTGTGGTCAATTTCTCAATTACCGGATGACGACCGTCTTTAATTAAAATTTCATCCGAATCATTTACTTCTGGTTTTACATAATTATTCGTTAGAGCCACTGTTGCCAAACTTGCCAAAACATCAAGTTCAGAGATAATTGACGATACCGCTAAAATGCGTGGGACTTCTTTTGCGACCTCTTTACGCAATTCAGTAAATATCTCGTATTCCAGGACTTTTATTCGGTCTTCAGCATTTAAGACTTTTGACTCATATTCTTTAAGTTCAGGGGTAATAAACCGTTCGTTATTAACCAAGGTCTGTTTACGAATATAATTTTTCGGCACGAGGTGTAAATAAGATTTTGTGACTTCAATATAATAACCAAAAACTGAATTATAACCGACGCGTAAATTAGGAATACCAGTTCGGCTACGCTCTTGTTGTTGTAAATTGACAATCCATTCTTTAGCATTTGCTGACAAAGAGCGTAATTCATCTAATTCTTGAGAAAAGCCTGATTTAATTAACCCACCTTCAGTTATACTCAAAGGTGCCTCTTCAATTAAAGTCTTTTCTACTCTTTCAATTAATGGAGAAAAATCTTCTAAATTTTGACAATGCTTTTGCAACAAAGTTGAATTTGTCGTTTTTAATGTTTCTTTTAGTGCCGGAACTTTTTTTAGCCAATTCTTGAGTGCAATAATATCTCGGGCATTACACCGTTCACAAGCAATGCGCGATGCGTTGCGCTCTAAATCACCAATTTCTGATAGAACTTCCGTGAGTTCTTTTAGTAAATATCGGGAACTTACCATTTCCGCTATTGCCTCTTGGCGCAACTTGATAGTTTTGATATCAAGTAATGGTGCTAAAAGCCATCTTCGTAATAATCTGGCGCCACCTGGTGTTTTGGTATTGTCCAGCACTGAAAGTAGACTTCCTTGCCCTGAACCATCACGAATTCTTTCAGTTAATTCCAAATTTTTTCTTGTCATTCGGTCAATTAAGAGATAATCGCTCTCTTTATA
Protein-coding regions in this window:
- the mutS gene encoding DNA mismatch repair protein MutS, whose amino-acid sequence is MLERLTPLLQQYHRVKERYKDAILLFRMGDFYEMFYDDAKIGAKVLGLTLTSRSHGKSARVPLAGVPVKSVDTYIARLVQAGLKVAVCEQLEAPGITKLIKRDVIEVITPGTVLRPSLVEERKNYYLLAVVPQERICGMAFADLSTGEFYASEIPFASLTETIQKIDPKEIIVPKEWEAIKKIFSDNQYAQTQIDDYYFSFDYAYDKLKKHFGVINLDGFGLEDKTAAIRAAGAILYYLEETQKNTLPHIRKISPYKESDYLLIDRMTRKNLELTERIRDGSGQGSLLSVLDNTKTPGGARLLRRWLLAPLLDIKTIKLRQEAIAEMVSSRYLLKELTEVLSEIGDLERNASRIACERCNARDIIALKNWLKKVPALKETLKTTNSTLLQKHCQNLEDFSPLIERVEKTLIEEAPLSITEGGLIKSGFSQELDELRSLSANAKEWIVNLQQQERSRTGIPNLRVGYNSVFGYYIEVTKSYLHLVPKNYIRKQTLVNNERFITPELKEYESKVLNAEDRIKVLEYEIFTELRKEVAKEVPRILAVSSIISELDVLASLATVALTNNYVKPEVNDSDEILIKDGRHPVIEKLTTEPFIPNDTYLNLQSQQILLITGPNMAGKSTYLRQVALIVIMAQIGSFVPASEAKIGIVDKIFTRIGASDDLSRGVSTFLAEMSETANILNNATSRSLVILDEIGRGTATYDGLAIAWAVVEYLHQNQAIKPKTLFATHYHELTDIVQYLPRVKNYNFLVKEYGDEIIFLRKCVEGKSDRSYGIAVAKLAGLPQEVIDRAKQVLADFEKGEEISIRSLGKDKEFQISLFQPIEHPILDEIRKLNLDTLTPIEALNILNKIKEELKKIKRENTD